One segment of Desulfovermiculus halophilus DSM 18834 DNA contains the following:
- a CDS encoding GIY-YIG nuclease family protein: MSFQVYILQSESTGRYYCGQTANLEKRLSEHNDPEDAGSQTTKRFKGPWHLVHTVECATRSEAMILERRIKKRGIARFLQGS; this comes from the coding sequence ATGAGTTTTCAGGTTTATATCCTGCAAAGTGAATCGACGGGTCGATACTACTGTGGCCAGACCGCGAATCTTGAAAAGCGGCTATCAGAACATAATGATCCTGAGGATGCCGGTTCACAGACAACTAAGCGCTTCAAAGGACCCTGGCATCTTGTCCATACTGTGGAGTGCGCAACCAGGTCGGAAGCAATGATTCTTGAGCGCAGAATCAAAAAACGGGGCATAGCCCGTTTCCTTCAGGGTTCGTAA
- a CDS encoding fatty acid--CoA ligase, with the protein MGVRLVQPTPSAYSFPLLIKNLIQPAQIYFPDQEIVFRDQHRYTYRDFFTRVHRLANMLESQGVKQGDVVAVMDWDSHRYLECFFGVPMMGAVLHTVNIRLSPEQLLYTINHAQDDVILVNAEFLPLLEPIKDQLETVKKIIVINDQPESPQTGLNLAGDYDQLVDQAPAEYEFPDFDENAMATLFYTTGTTGLPKGVNFSHRQLVLHTYGILSALGTFPGFKVDIQDVYMPLTPMFHVHAWGMPYFATMMGLRQVYPGRYDPEMILKLITGEGVTFSHCVPTILHMLVTSEAIKSLDLSKWKVVIGGSALPKGLCKAALKHGINVTTAYGMSETCPVLTAALLKPNMWDLSEEEQVTVRCRTGLPIPNVRLEVVDPMGFPQPHDGKSTGEVVVRSPWLTQSYLNDPEKSEALWQDGWMHTGDVGYIDTEGYLQITDRVKDVIKTGGEWISSLELEDIISQHEAVSEAAVIAVPDEKWGERPAAMVVLRPEYRDQIGEEDLRAFYQSFVDKGSLPKYGVPGRIDIVDSIPKTSVGKISKKDIRKMYQ; encoded by the coding sequence ATGGGAGTCCGTCTGGTTCAGCCCACCCCGTCCGCGTATTCGTTTCCCCTCTTGATAAAAAATCTTATTCAGCCGGCTCAGATCTATTTTCCGGATCAGGAGATCGTGTTCCGCGATCAGCATCGATATACCTACCGGGATTTTTTCACCCGGGTGCACAGACTGGCGAATATGCTGGAGTCCCAGGGCGTCAAGCAGGGGGATGTGGTCGCGGTTATGGACTGGGACAGCCATCGCTACCTGGAGTGCTTTTTCGGGGTGCCCATGATGGGGGCTGTGCTGCACACGGTCAACATCCGCCTTTCCCCGGAGCAGCTCCTGTATACCATCAACCACGCCCAGGACGACGTCATCCTGGTCAATGCCGAGTTCCTGCCCCTCTTGGAGCCGATCAAGGATCAGCTGGAAACGGTGAAAAAGATCATTGTGATCAATGATCAGCCCGAGAGTCCGCAAACAGGCTTGAATCTGGCCGGCGATTACGATCAGCTGGTGGACCAGGCCCCTGCGGAATACGAGTTTCCGGATTTCGACGAAAACGCCATGGCCACGCTGTTCTACACCACTGGAACAACCGGCCTGCCCAAGGGGGTCAACTTCAGCCACCGTCAGCTGGTTCTGCATACCTACGGCATTTTGTCCGCCCTGGGGACCTTCCCGGGGTTCAAGGTGGATATCCAGGATGTGTACATGCCCTTGACCCCCATGTTTCACGTTCATGCCTGGGGCATGCCCTATTTCGCCACCATGATGGGCCTTAGACAGGTCTATCCCGGGCGGTACGATCCGGAAATGATCCTCAAGCTCATCACCGGGGAAGGGGTAACCTTTTCCCATTGTGTGCCCACCATTCTGCATATGCTGGTTACCAGCGAGGCAATCAAATCTCTGGATCTGTCCAAATGGAAGGTGGTCATCGGGGGATCCGCCTTGCCCAAGGGGCTGTGCAAGGCGGCCCTGAAGCATGGCATCAACGTAACCACAGCCTATGGCATGTCCGAGACCTGTCCGGTGCTGACCGCGGCACTGCTCAAGCCGAACATGTGGGATCTCAGCGAGGAGGAGCAGGTGACCGTCCGCTGCCGAACCGGGCTGCCCATTCCCAACGTCCGGTTGGAAGTGGTGGATCCCATGGGGTTTCCCCAGCCGCACGACGGGAAGAGCACCGGAGAAGTGGTGGTCCGCAGCCCCTGGCTGACTCAAAGCTATCTCAACGATCCGGAAAAGAGCGAGGCCCTGTGGCAGGACGGCTGGATGCACACCGGCGATGTGGGATACATAGATACTGAGGGCTATCTGCAGATAACCGACCGGGTCAAGGACGTGATCAAGACCGGAGGAGAGTGGATTTCCTCCCTGGAGCTGGAGGACATCATCAGCCAGCACGAGGCTGTCAGCGAGGCTGCGGTGATCGCAGTTCCGGACGAGAAGTGGGGGGAACGACCGGCGGCTATGGTGGTTCTCAGGCCGGAGTACCGGGACCAGATCGGCGAAGAGGATCTCAGGGCCTTTTATCAATCCTTTGTGGACAAGGGCAGTCTGCCCAAGTACGGCGTTCCCGGCCGGATCGATATTGTGGATTCCATCCCCAAGACCAGCGTGGGCAAGATCAGCAAAAAGGACATCCGCAAGATG